Proteins co-encoded in one Cupriavidus metallidurans CH34 genomic window:
- a CDS encoding COG4705 family protein, translating to MNKLPTSSTTGWLNKVPEVALSFWIIKIMSTTVGETGADFLAVNAGWGQGVTRTVMAALLAAALFMQLRTRRYTPWIYWLTVVLVSVVGTQITDLLTDGLGVSLYISTSAFAVALAAIFFVWYRIERTLSIHDIVTRSRELFYWAAILCTFALGTAAGDLATEALGLGFTWGAVAFGVLIGITYTAWRMGGNAVLTFWIAYILTRPFGAALGDLLTQAKTYGGLGMGAMWTSALFLTVIVMLVAVAQIGMNGRRSAQLVE from the coding sequence ATGAACAAATTGCCCACGAGCAGCACCACTGGCTGGCTCAATAAAGTCCCGGAAGTCGCGCTGTCGTTCTGGATCATCAAGATCATGTCCACCACGGTGGGCGAGACGGGAGCCGATTTCCTGGCGGTCAACGCAGGGTGGGGGCAAGGCGTGACTCGAACCGTCATGGCTGCCCTGTTGGCGGCCGCCTTGTTCATGCAGTTGCGCACCCGACGCTATACCCCTTGGATTTACTGGCTGACGGTGGTACTGGTCAGCGTGGTCGGCACCCAGATCACCGATCTGCTGACCGATGGCCTTGGCGTCAGCCTGTACATCAGCACCTCGGCGTTCGCCGTTGCGCTCGCCGCGATCTTCTTCGTCTGGTATCGGATCGAGCGCACCCTGTCCATTCACGACATTGTGACGCGCAGCCGGGAGCTGTTCTATTGGGCTGCCATCCTCTGCACGTTCGCGCTGGGCACGGCTGCTGGCGATTTGGCGACCGAGGCATTGGGCTTGGGCTTTACCTGGGGCGCGGTGGCGTTCGGTGTGCTGATTGGCATCACCTATACCGCCTGGCGCATGGGCGGCAACGCCGTTCTGACCTTCTGGATCGCCTACATATTGACCCGCCCCTTCGGGGCCGCACTCGGCGACTTGCTGACTCAGGCCAAGACCTATGGCGGCCTTGGCATGGGTGCCATGTGGACAAGCGCCTTGTTCCTCACGGTGATCGTCATGCTGGTGGCCGTCGCGCAGATCGGCATGAATGGACGCCGCTCGGCCCAGCTCGTCGAATAA
- a CDS encoding undecaprenyl-diphosphatase, with protein MESLNHTFFLWLNAPEHPSALALTLATFFAEQLIWAVPLLIGIGWLRGGEPTRKTMLVASASGLLGLLINQIIGLAWLHPRPFMIGLGHTLIPHVADSSFPSDHLTLWWAVAFSLALQRGPRIAGVTLALLGVPIAWARIYLGVHFPFDMLGAIAVAAICAWLTLREAHWYLLPSYQLSTGIHRRLFSGLIALGWVRE; from the coding sequence ATGGAATCACTCAACCATACATTTTTTCTCTGGCTCAACGCACCGGAGCATCCCAGTGCTTTGGCTCTGACGTTGGCCACCTTCTTTGCCGAACAGCTCATCTGGGCGGTTCCACTCCTGATCGGCATCGGCTGGCTTCGCGGCGGCGAGCCTACCCGCAAGACGATGCTCGTTGCTAGCGCATCGGGATTGCTGGGCCTGCTCATCAACCAGATCATCGGCCTGGCTTGGTTGCATCCTCGACCTTTCATGATCGGCCTGGGTCACACCCTCATCCCTCATGTTGCCGATTCGTCTTTCCCAAGCGATCACCTGACGCTGTGGTGGGCGGTTGCCTTCAGCCTCGCGCTGCAACGAGGCCCACGAATTGCAGGCGTGACTTTGGCTTTGCTGGGCGTTCCCATTGCCTGGGCGCGCATCTACCTTGGAGTGCACTTCCCATTCGACATGCTCGGGGCCATCGCCGTTGCTGCAATCTGTGCCTGGCTGACGTTACGTGAAGCACACTGGTATCTATTGCCAAGTTATCAACTTTCCACCGGAATCCATCGGCGGCTTTTCAGCGGGTTGATCGCGCTTGGATGGGTGCGCGAGTGA
- a CDS encoding PepSY domain-containing protein, which translates to MYRYTKLSLLAVAIAATGAVAYAANGGMENDALAISKAKIPLTQAVTVAEQHANGKASRAEYENSKQGWVYDVEVVSGAKVFDVRVDADKGTVISSTEDKADHDDDHDKRD; encoded by the coding sequence ATGTACCGCTATACCAAACTTTCCCTTCTGGCCGTCGCCATCGCTGCAACCGGCGCGGTCGCCTACGCCGCCAATGGCGGTATGGAAAACGACGCACTGGCAATCAGCAAGGCCAAGATTCCCCTCACTCAGGCGGTCACCGTCGCCGAGCAGCACGCCAATGGCAAGGCGTCACGCGCCGAGTACGAGAACTCGAAGCAAGGCTGGGTCTACGACGTGGAAGTCGTCAGCGGGGCCAAGGTCTTCGATGTCCGGGTCGATGCCGACAAGGGCACGGTCATCTCGTCTACCGAGGACAAGGCGGATCACGATGATGACCACGACAAGCGGGACTGA
- a CDS encoding DMT family transporter: protein MQSSSENDSYLRPGRISRRQLALAVAGGLAIVANWLLLFSAYSGASISIATAVYNTQPFMLVGLGALFLGERLTLARFGWLVLAFGGMLLIVRAGPDAGAMDGRYLVGILLALGAAFCYALAALIAKKLKDVPPHLIALIHVIVGTVTLLPMSLQADWPTGAATWTTLVTLGFVHTGVMYILLYGAIQKLSTSLTGALSFIYPIVAILVDRLAFGHHLHPSQIAGATLILLAAAGMTMGWSWRKRLPSAARKPSA from the coding sequence GTGCAGTCGTCTTCTGAAAATGACAGCTATCTCCGTCCCGGCAGAATCAGCCGGCGGCAACTGGCGCTGGCAGTCGCTGGCGGCCTGGCCATCGTCGCCAACTGGCTGTTGCTGTTCTCGGCCTACTCCGGCGCGTCTATTTCCATCGCCACGGCGGTCTACAACACGCAGCCGTTCATGCTCGTTGGCCTCGGCGCATTGTTCCTTGGCGAGCGCCTGACGCTCGCCAGGTTCGGATGGCTCGTGCTGGCGTTCGGCGGCATGCTGCTGATCGTGCGTGCGGGGCCCGATGCCGGCGCCATGGATGGGCGCTATCTGGTCGGGATCCTGCTGGCACTGGGCGCCGCGTTCTGCTACGCGCTGGCCGCGCTGATCGCCAAGAAGCTCAAGGATGTCCCGCCGCACCTGATCGCGCTGATTCACGTGATCGTCGGCACGGTGACGCTGCTCCCGATGAGCCTGCAAGCGGACTGGCCCACCGGCGCCGCAACATGGACGACGCTGGTCACGCTCGGCTTCGTGCATACCGGCGTGATGTACATCCTGCTGTATGGCGCCATCCAGAAACTGTCCACCTCGCTGACCGGCGCGTTGTCGTTCATCTATCCGATCGTGGCCATCCTGGTGGACCGGCTCGCGTTCGGCCATCACCTGCACCCGTCGCAGATCGCCGGCGCCACGCTGATCCTGCTGGCCGCCGCGGGCATGACGATGGGATGGTCGTGGCGCAAGCGCCTGCCGTCGGCCGCGCGCAAGCCGTCCGCCTGA
- a CDS encoding cation:proton antiporter, whose product MDVAIELTTRVGVLLFFIAICHVIAQRVRLPDPIILTAAGVTIGFGYVALEHVAPAFAANTIAPFLSPAMPPEAYLWIFLPPILFQAAIEVDSSGFVADLGPILLLAIGAVVAATLSVGAVAYLTSGQGLIACLLLGAIVSTTDPSTVIGLFQSSGAPARLIRLVEGESLFNDAAAIAITTLLTGVISVMPTHDAAHFPLAQFLLSLLGGCAVGWLVGVVLVFVSGAMRSPPFAEYSLSLALPNLIYPFAERVLHVSGVAAVVCAGLVVGRIMLSRRPASHVKLFRQLWLYQATIASASVLLLATAHVPSLLDDLRMIDVVILLLVLVAAVASRFGILSVSMPMMSRIGICKPLPVSHQLLIAWGGVRGPVTLTLAICLARNQDLAPDTRHFAAAMAAGFVLLNLFFNGLTLKLFARWLGVAAPGGRRPAAIEVD is encoded by the coding sequence TTGGACGTTGCCATTGAACTGACTACGCGAGTCGGCGTGCTGCTGTTCTTCATCGCCATTTGCCATGTCATCGCACAACGTGTGCGGTTGCCCGACCCGATCATCCTGACCGCCGCCGGCGTCACTATCGGCTTCGGCTATGTGGCGCTAGAGCATGTCGCGCCCGCATTCGCAGCGAATACTATCGCGCCGTTCCTGTCGCCGGCCATGCCGCCCGAGGCCTATCTCTGGATCTTCCTGCCGCCAATCCTGTTTCAGGCGGCAATCGAGGTCGATAGTTCAGGGTTCGTCGCCGACCTCGGCCCAATCCTGCTGCTGGCCATCGGCGCCGTGGTCGCGGCAACGCTGAGCGTCGGCGCGGTGGCTTACCTGACCAGCGGGCAGGGACTGATCGCCTGCCTCTTGCTCGGTGCGATCGTCAGCACCACCGATCCGTCCACGGTCATCGGCCTGTTCCAGAGCAGTGGCGCGCCGGCGCGGCTGATTCGGCTGGTCGAAGGCGAGAGCCTGTTCAACGATGCCGCCGCGATTGCGATCACAACCTTGCTGACGGGCGTGATTTCGGTCATGCCGACACACGATGCCGCGCATTTTCCGCTGGCCCAGTTTCTTCTCTCGCTGCTTGGCGGTTGCGCGGTCGGCTGGCTCGTGGGCGTGGTGTTGGTGTTCGTGTCGGGCGCGATGCGCAGCCCGCCGTTCGCCGAGTACTCGCTATCGCTCGCGTTGCCTAACCTGATCTATCCGTTCGCGGAGCGCGTGCTGCATGTGTCGGGCGTGGCGGCGGTGGTGTGCGCGGGGCTCGTGGTCGGGCGGATCATGCTTTCGCGGCGCCCTGCATCGCACGTCAAGCTGTTTCGCCAGTTGTGGCTCTATCAGGCCACTATTGCCAGCGCCAGCGTGTTGCTGCTGGCGACAGCACACGTGCCGTCGCTGCTCGACGACCTGCGCATGATCGACGTCGTCATCCTGCTGCTCGTGCTGGTCGCGGCGGTGGCGAGCCGGTTCGGCATCTTGTCCGTGAGCATGCCGATGATGAGCCGGATTGGCATCTGCAAACCGTTGCCGGTCTCGCACCAGTTGCTGATTGCCTGGGGTGGCGTGCGTGGTCCCGTGACGCTGACACTGGCCATCTGCCTGGCCCGGAATCAGGACCTGGCGCCAGACACCCGTCATTTCGCGGCGGCCATGGCAGCGGGCTTCGTGCTGCTGAACCTGTTCTTCAACGGGCTGACGCTCAAGCTCTTCGCCCGTTGGCTCGGTGTGGCGGCGCCGGGTGGGCGAAGGCCGGCCGCGATCGAAGTCGATTGA
- a CDS encoding response regulator transcription factor, producing the protein MTHQPPAMDADIRVMLVEDDPATSARLTSALASVPGIHVMATCQNRVSACEWLTVNTPDVVLCDLGLPDGSGIDVIRFARRRHPHCECMVITMFGDEANVLASISAGATGYLLKDASDEDLRASVRELRAGGSPMSPVIARRVINRLRDANIPAPRAVRAEPATPLLPEAVVALSARESEILDLVARGYTYAEIARHLSISVNTVAAHIRNIYGKLAVNSRSEAVFEAHKLGLLKSM; encoded by the coding sequence ATGACCCACCAGCCCCCGGCGATGGACGCGGATATCCGCGTGATGCTTGTAGAAGACGACCCGGCCACCAGTGCCCGCCTGACTTCCGCGCTTGCCAGCGTGCCCGGCATCCATGTGATGGCGACCTGCCAGAACCGCGTCAGCGCCTGCGAGTGGCTGACCGTCAATACGCCCGATGTGGTGCTGTGCGACCTGGGCCTGCCCGATGGCTCCGGCATCGACGTGATCCGCTTTGCCCGGCGCCGGCACCCACACTGCGAGTGCATGGTCATCACCATGTTCGGTGATGAGGCCAATGTGCTGGCCAGCATCTCGGCCGGGGCCACCGGCTATCTGCTCAAGGACGCTTCCGACGAAGACCTGCGTGCCTCTGTGCGCGAGCTTCGCGCAGGCGGCTCTCCGATGAGTCCCGTGATCGCCCGCCGCGTCATTAACCGGTTGCGCGATGCGAACATCCCTGCCCCGCGCGCCGTCCGTGCGGAACCGGCGACGCCGTTGTTACCAGAGGCCGTTGTTGCGCTCTCCGCGCGGGAGTCCGAGATTCTCGACCTCGTCGCGCGCGGCTACACGTATGCGGAGATCGCCCGGCACCTGTCCATCAGCGTGAATACGGTGGCGGCCCACATCCGCAACATCTACGGCAAGTTGGCCGTGAACTCGCGCTCCGAGGCGGTTTTCGAAGCCCACAAGCTTGGTCTGCTGAAATCGATGTGA